The DNA window CGCGGGTGAAGTCGACGATCAGTGGATCGACGACTTTGAGAACAGGACTGATCAGAAGCTGAGAAAATTTTCCTCCCGCGGCCTCAGATTAATGAGGATCGCCGCGACAGAGGCGGCGAAGATGGCAAGCCTTGATAAAGTTGATGACCGCGGCGGCATCGGCGTTTCCCTCGGCTCCCACGGCGACAACCCCTCTGTCAATGAAATGCTGTTCGTCAATAAGTTCTATGACGGCGAAGGCCATTGGGACATGAAAAAACTTACACAGAGCGGCGGGTATCCCTACATGCTTTTCTTCCGCAGAAAGCCCGATACCGCAACGTCCCTGCTTGCGACCCTTTTTAATTGCAAGGGGCCGACACTTTCAATAGTCTCAGCCTGCGCCGCTGGCTCTCAGGCCATCGGCGAGGCTTTCAGGATAATCCAGGACGGGAAAAGCGATGTCATGATCGCCGGAGGCTGCGAGGCGACAATTGATTTCGCGGGCATGACGGGATTCATTTTATTGAAGGCGTTGTGTGAGAAATACACCACGCCCCAGACAGCGTCCCGGCCTTTTGACAGAAAGAGGAACGGTTTCGTAATGTCCGAAGGCGCCGCAGCCGTGATACTTGAAGACCTCGAACACGCGCGCGCAAGAGGGGCGCAGATATTGGGGGAGCTGAAAGGCTACGGCTCATCCGCCGACGCTTACCGCATAACCGACACGCACCCTAAGGGACTCGGTGCGATAATAGCGATCAAGGCCGCGATAGATGATGCAGACATCTCGCTTGATCAGGTTGAATACATTAACGCGCACGGCACATCCACACAGCAGAATGATCTGACCGAGACGCGCGCGATAAAAGAAGTGTTCGGCGAAAGGGCTAAAGATATCCCGGTGAGCTCAAATAAATCCATGTTAGGCCACACCATTGCCGCGGCAGGGGCCATTGAATGCATCCTGACACTCGTGGGAATAACCCGTTCCATCATCCTGCCGACCATTAACCACGAATCCCGCGACCCCAAATGCGACCTCGACTATGTCCCCAACGAGGCAAGGCACAAAGAACACCGCGTCGCCATCTCCAACTCCTTCGGCTTCGGCGGCCAGAACGCCTGCCTCTGCATCGGGGCTTTTGAAGGTTAAATCAAAAACAATAGTCTCTTCGTTGTCCGGCAAGTCATAATCTCTAAATCGGGGTTCCCATCGGATTTCATGTTTCAGTTGAATGAAGAAGAGCATCAATCTTTAAGGTCGCATTTTGCGACCTTAAAGAAAGGAAGAGGTCTTCACCGGAAATATTTACCTTATGTCTTTACTGAACATGGGACGATTATGCTTGCTAATGTATTAAACAGCCCCATTTCAGTTCAGGCAAGTATTCAGGTCGTAAGGGCCTTTGTAAAACTAAGACAACTTCTGTCGACGCATAAAGAGCTTGCACATAAGTTAATTGAGCTTGAAAGAAAAATAGAAAATCACGATGAAGAAATCCACACAATCTTTGAGGCCATCCGGCAGTTGATGGCCCCGCCGGAGCCGAACAAGAAGAAGATCGGGTTTATGAGGGAATGAAAATAGCGTGATAGCTCGCAAGTGTGAAAGTGTGCTTTAATTGTAAGAGCAATTAGTGTCTGCGTTTAACGGAGGTTTCTCTATCCCCTCCTTAAGGCATTAAGATATTCAATCCTTCTTCAGCTGCTATTTTACAAAGCTTCCGGTCTGAGGAGACAAAGGTAACACTGTCATGACTTAAGCTCAGGGCCATGGAAAGCTGGATACTGTCAACAGGCTATGTATCTTTTCAGGATGAGTTCCTCTGCCCTTATAATGTCGTCGGCTCTTACATCGAGTATCATAATACCGAGAGTACCGATGTCCTGATAGAAGAAACTGTGCTGCATCAGGAATTCTTTTTCTGTCGTGATTTTATCTACCTCGAAAAGTCTCTTCAGGTTGGAGATGATTTCAATGATTGTTATCGAGGAGATAAAAACAGGCTCTTTAGATTCTTCAAGAATCCTGGAAACTACGGTCGAACCTTTCTCCGGCTGGTATCGCTTGAAAAGAGAGCTTGTGTCTATAAAAAAGGGCATGAGTTAGCGTTTTTCTCTTTCCTCAATTACCCTCTTGGAAAGGGACACGCCGATTCCCGACAGACTGCG is part of the Nitrospirota bacterium genome and encodes:
- a CDS encoding beta-ketoacyl-[acyl-carrier-protein] synthase family protein; protein product: MSAQSLKRRVVITGYGMVTPSGKNTVETFENCTKGVSGVDYIKSFDTTGFPCRIAGEVDDQWIDDFENRTDQKLRKFSSRGLRLMRIAATEAAKMASLDKVDDRGGIGVSLGSHGDNPSVNEMLFVNKFYDGEGHWDMKKLTQSGGYPYMLFFRRKPDTATSLLATLFNCKGPTLSIVSACAAGSQAIGEAFRIIQDGKSDVMIAGGCEATIDFAGMTGFILLKALCEKYTTPQTASRPFDRKRNGFVMSEGAAAVILEDLEHARARGAQILGELKGYGSSADAYRITDTHPKGLGAIIAIKAAIDDADISLDQVEYINAHGTSTQQNDLTETRAIKEVFGERAKDIPVSSNKSMLGHTIAAAGAIECILTLVGITRSIILPTINHESRDPKCDLDYVPNEARHKEHRVAISNSFGFGGQNACLCIGAFEG
- a CDS encoding ORF6N domain-containing protein → MFQLNEEEHQSLRSHFATLKKGRGLHRKYLPYVFTEHGTIMLANVLNSPISVQASIQVVRAFVKLRQLLSTHKELAHKLIELERKIENHDEEIHTIFEAIRQLMAPPEPNKKKIGFMRE
- a CDS encoding PIN domain-containing protein; translated protein: MPFFIDTSSLFKRYQPEKGSTVVSRILEESKEPVFISSITIIEIISNLKRLFEVDKITTEKEFLMQHSFFYQDIGTLGIMILDVRADDIIRAEELILKRYIAC